The sequence GACGGCTCCGGACCCATTCTCCGGTAATATCGCGGGCCTCATTTCGGGCGTCTGTTTCGGGCTTTACTTCATCTTTCTGCGGCACCCGAAGTCCGTACAAAGAAACCCGGCGGTCTCGGTATTTTACGGCAACCTGATCATCGTTTTGGTGATGCTCCCGCTCATCGCCCAATCGCCACCGGCAGCGATCACCACCAACGACCTTCTCGCCATCGCGTTTCTCGGGATCTTCCAGATCGGCATCGCGTATATTCTTTTCACAAAGGGAGTTGCGGCGGGTGTTCGGCCTCTTGATGCGAGCATCATTGGCTTTATCGAGCCACTGATAAATCCGATCTGGGTGCTGCTTTTTGTTGGCGAGATACCGACCATCTGGGCCGTGATCGGCGGAGCGGTCATCATCACAGCCGTTGCCGTTCATACCATCCGCCAATACACCCGAAAAGCCGTCTCGGCCGAGGCTTGATGCTGCCCGGAGTGCGAAACCCCGAAACCGCTCCAAAGTGTTGCCCGAAAGTTAACTTTTGACCTTATCTTGTGATAATCTTTCGAAATACTTCCAAAAGCGGCCGGTTATTGACCGTTTAGATTTTAGACCTGAAGATTTAACAACGAATTAAGATCAAGAGAGCTAAATTTATGGCTAATTACACGATTCCCGAGAATATCAAGAATGAAGAACTCCGCCGTTGGGTTACCGA comes from Acidobacteriota bacterium and encodes:
- a CDS encoding EamA family transporter, encoding MPGSKTEQFNPVLLVVIAVLLWSTGGLFIKLTTLDAFSVNMGRSLFAAVVVAAFTYRKGLKLDRYTLFASFLYAATLTSFVYATKNTTAANAIFLQYTAPIYVLVLAPFLIRESFHVRDLVTVLLCIAGMSLFFLDNATSATAPDPFSGNIAGLISGVCFGLYFIFLRHPKSVQRNPAVSVFYGNLIIVLVMLPLIAQSPPAAITTNDLLAIAFLGIFQIGIAYILFTKGVAAGVRPLDASIIGFIEPLINPIWVLLFVGEIPTIWAVIGGAVIITAVAVHTIRQYTRKAVSAEA